One Clostridium estertheticum DNA segment encodes these proteins:
- a CDS encoding polysaccharide deacetylase family protein, with product MVSISKRLIKDFQMLSNINKMGKVYEGIYIDEKIKIPYVNKPGIALTFDDGFRIDHWYNYGLGKANDKNIFGYYDVKATFNINAFHEYENRFYNQEEIDHMLELQHNGHEIANHGYKHENALEYTEKYGQARWVEDEVLALNHWMNKQEHSITKEKFKEPVSFVYPFSLYSDSTTNAIVPNYFKICRGDMFQSNLLGLTSFECEGVVPAICIDYINLPHTMFIKFALKLAKKTGKNLIIMCHSILPKEKAWSDYNWSEESAQAGKYRISPKSLFYVINQAKKIDLEFYTLAEIAGVATFIDSNFEREVRKILNLNPKNKWIPINKLINIKKLDLAGKNISNIGGIEYFLELQELNLANNNVSDTRLLSKLKALKKVNLINNNLDVSIISNIDKCVEIMI from the coding sequence ATGGTAAGTATTTCAAAAAGATTAATTAAAGATTTTCAAATGCTTTCAAATATAAATAAAATGGGGAAAGTATACGAAGGTATTTATATTGATGAAAAAATCAAAATTCCATATGTAAACAAACCTGGCATAGCATTAACATTTGATGATGGCTTTAGAATAGATCATTGGTACAATTATGGGTTAGGGAAAGCTAATGATAAGAATATTTTTGGTTACTATGATGTAAAAGCAACATTTAATATAAACGCTTTTCATGAATACGAAAATAGATTTTATAATCAAGAAGAAATTGACCACATGTTGGAATTACAACATAATGGACATGAGATAGCTAATCATGGTTATAAACATGAAAATGCACTAGAGTACACAGAAAAATATGGACAGGCAAGATGGGTTGAAGATGAGGTCTTAGCATTAAATCATTGGATGAATAAGCAAGAACATTCTATTACTAAAGAGAAATTTAAGGAGCCAGTTAGTTTTGTTTATCCATTTAGTTTATATAGTGACAGTACTACAAATGCTATAGTACCTAATTACTTTAAAATTTGTAGAGGTGATATGTTTCAATCAAATTTATTAGGACTTACATCTTTTGAGTGTGAAGGAGTAGTTCCAGCTATATGTATAGATTATATAAATTTACCACACACAATGTTTATAAAATTCGCACTCAAACTAGCAAAAAAAACAGGAAAGAATTTAATAATAATGTGTCACTCAATTTTACCAAAAGAAAAAGCTTGGAGTGACTATAATTGGAGTGAAGAGTCAGCACAAGCTGGGAAATATAGGATTTCACCTAAAAGCCTCTTTTATGTCATAAACCAAGCAAAAAAAATAGATCTAGAATTTTATACACTAGCAGAAATTGCTGGAGTAGCAACCTTTATAGATAGTAACTTTGAAAGAGAAGTACGAAAAATTTTAAATTTAAATCCTAAAAATAAGTGGATACCAATTAACAAATTAATAAATATAAAAAAACTTGATTTAGCAGGCAAGAACATCTCAAATATTGGAGGCATAGAATATTTCTTAGAATTGCAAGAATTGAATTTAGCAAACAATAATGTGAGCGATACTAGATTGTTATCAAAGCTCAAAGCGCTGAAAAAAGTTAATTTAATAAACAACAATCTAGATGTGAGCATAATAAGCAATATAGATAAATGTGTTGAAATTATGATTTAA
- the rfbA gene encoding glucose-1-phosphate thymidylyltransferase RfbA yields the protein MKGIILAGGSGTRLYPVTKALSKQIVPIYDKPMIYYPMSVLMLAGIREILIISTPRDLPSFVELFADGSELGLKIEYAVQEAPKGLAEAFIIGEKFIGGDKVAMILGDNLFWGQSFTQNLSKAAALDKGAVIFGYYVQNPNSYGVVEFDKDGKALSLEEKPENPKSKYAIPGLYFYDNTVVEKAKNLKPSKRGELEITDLNIGYMNEGTLKVELLGRGMAWLDTGTHATMLKASNFVEAVQSTQGTYIACLEEISYIKGWITKVKLEQLAQPFLKSGYGNYLMNIAVEYEELNIETLKEVAATKHLVLGGVK from the coding sequence ATGAAAGGTATTATATTAGCTGGCGGATCGGGTACTAGATTATATCCAGTTACAAAAGCACTATCCAAGCAAATAGTGCCCATATATGACAAACCAATGATTTATTATCCTATGTCTGTTTTAATGTTAGCTGGGATACGAGAAATATTAATAATTTCAACACCCAGAGATTTACCAAGCTTTGTGGAGCTATTTGCAGATGGAAGTGAATTGGGGCTAAAAATAGAATATGCAGTTCAAGAAGCACCAAAGGGACTCGCTGAGGCGTTTATAATTGGAGAAAAATTCATTGGTGGAGATAAGGTAGCCATGATACTTGGAGATAACTTATTTTGGGGACAAAGCTTTACCCAAAATCTTAGTAAAGCTGCAGCTTTGGATAAGGGCGCTGTTATCTTTGGATACTATGTTCAAAATCCCAATTCTTATGGTGTGGTGGAGTTTGATAAAGATGGTAAGGCACTAAGCCTAGAAGAGAAACCCGAAAACCCAAAATCAAAATATGCTATTCCAGGACTATATTTTTATGATAACACTGTTGTAGAAAAAGCTAAAAATTTAAAACCCTCCAAGCGGGGAGAACTTGAAATTACGGATTTAAATATAGGTTATATGAATGAAGGAACCCTTAAGGTGGAGCTACTTGGTAGAGGAATGGCTTGGCTTGATACGGGGACACATGCGACCATGCTTAAGGCTTCAAATTTTGTAGAGGCGGTGCAGAGCACTCAAGGTACATATATAGCATGTCTAGAAGAGATTTCCTATATAAAGGGTTGGATAACTAAAGTAAAACTTGAACAATTAGCACAACCATTTTTGAAATCTGGATATGGGAATTATCTAATGAATATTGCCGTAGAATATGAAGAATTAAATATAGAAACATTAAAAGAAGTAGCTGCAACAAAACATTTAGTACTAGGGGGAGTGAAATGA
- the rfbB gene encoding dTDP-glucose 4,6-dehydratase has protein sequence MKTYLITGGAGFIGANFLHYILKRYSDIRIVNLDKLTYSGNLENLKEIEDNPNYTFIQGDICDKELVEKLFKDYNINYVVNFAAESHVDRSIKDPEVFVQTNILGTVNLLNCAKNFWYTEGGFKEGVKFLQVSTDEVYGSLGEKGYFIEGTPIDSHSPYAASKAGSDLMVKAYFDTYKMPMNITRCSNNYGPYQFPEKLIPLLINNCVHHKDLPVYGDGLNIRDWLYVEDHCKAIDMVLQDGRIGEVYNVGGHNERTNIEIVNSIISYLNEKVDKEITKSLIKYVEDRKGHDRRYGIDPSKIKEELGWYPETTFEVGIKNTIQWYLDNQQWMKNVTNGDYQKYYENMYEGV, from the coding sequence ATGAAGACTTACTTAATAACAGGTGGTGCAGGGTTCATAGGGGCTAACTTTCTTCACTATATCTTAAAAAGATATTCTGATATTAGAATAGTAAACTTGGACAAACTAACTTACTCAGGAAATTTGGAAAATCTTAAAGAAATTGAAGACAACCCAAATTACACTTTTATTCAGGGAGATATATGTGATAAGGAATTAGTAGAAAAGTTATTCAAGGATTACAATATTAACTATGTTGTAAACTTTGCAGCAGAATCACATGTGGATAGAAGCATAAAAGATCCGGAAGTTTTTGTTCAAACAAATATACTTGGAACAGTAAATCTTTTAAATTGTGCTAAAAATTTTTGGTACACTGAAGGTGGTTTTAAGGAGGGAGTTAAATTCCTTCAAGTTTCAACGGATGAGGTATATGGCTCACTAGGAGAGAAAGGTTATTTTATAGAAGGAACACCAATTGATTCACACAGCCCATATGCCGCATCGAAAGCAGGCAGCGACTTAATGGTTAAAGCCTACTTTGATACTTATAAAATGCCAATGAATATAACTAGATGCTCAAACAACTATGGACCTTATCAATTTCCTGAAAAGCTTATACCTCTTTTAATAAACAATTGTGTGCATCACAAGGATTTACCGGTATACGGAGATGGTCTAAATATTAGAGACTGGCTGTATGTTGAAGATCATTGTAAGGCAATTGACATGGTGCTTCAAGACGGAAGAATCGGGGAAGTCTATAATGTTGGTGGGCATAATGAAAGAACTAATATAGAAATAGTTAATAGTATTATTTCATATTTAAATGAAAAAGTAGACAAGGAAATAACAAAATCATTAATTAAATATGTAGAAGATAGAAAAGGTCATGATAGAAGATATGGAATAGATCCTAGTAAGATAAAAGAAGAGTTAGGCTGGTATCCTGAAACAACTTTTGAAGTAGGTATAAAAAATACTATTCAATGGTATCTGGATAATCAGCAATGGATGAAAAATGTTACAAATGGAGATTATCAAAAATACTATGAGAATATGTACGAAGGGGTATAA
- a CDS encoding sugar transferase produces MNTSNKLVFFNIFHFLTDVLSLMLAYCISYIITSQFLPINSIQDYLWVVIIYIPIWTFIMGVNGMYDTTTFTYYDRIFKYILFSTLFSSLLVALLRSSIKETMYNGLLFFFFFLISLIVMLIERYTLLYVLKNPNNKHIKQVMFVGAPSMYEKFNHFIEKTNIKIHVSSCLSIGENIDLDKNKLKEDVANFQESLKQHVIDEIYFAIPIRNFNEIKEYILVCNEMGITSRILLELSDMTLSRVHVASLGTFPMLTVHSISLNNLQLYLKRIMDIIGASVGLILSSLIWIVAAVAIKLDSPGPVIYYQNRVGMNGRIFKLYKFRSMYIDADERKKELASQNEMSGDLMFKLKNDPRVTKVGKFLRKASIDEFPQFLNVLKGDMSLVGTRPPTVDEVRHYKSYHRRRISIKPGITGMWQVSGRNAITNFDEVVTLDTKYIDQWSVWLDLKIIMKTVFVVFAKRGAS; encoded by the coding sequence GTGAATACTTCAAATAAACTCGTATTTTTTAATATATTTCATTTTTTGACTGACGTCCTCAGTCTAATGTTAGCCTATTGCATCTCATATATCATAACATCTCAATTTCTACCAATTAATAGTATCCAAGATTACTTATGGGTAGTTATTATATATATTCCAATATGGACATTTATAATGGGTGTAAATGGAATGTATGATACAACAACCTTTACTTATTATGATAGAATATTTAAATATATCTTATTTTCTACATTATTTTCGTCATTGCTAGTAGCTTTGCTTAGGAGCTCAATAAAGGAAACAATGTATAATGGATTATTATTTTTCTTTTTTTTCTTAATTTCACTTATTGTCATGCTTATTGAAAGATATACCCTTTTATATGTTTTAAAAAATCCTAACAATAAGCATATAAAACAAGTGATGTTTGTAGGTGCTCCAAGTATGTACGAAAAATTCAATCATTTTATAGAGAAAACTAATATTAAGATTCACGTATCTAGTTGTCTTTCTATAGGCGAAAATATAGATTTAGACAAAAATAAGTTAAAAGAAGATGTGGCTAATTTTCAAGAAAGCCTTAAGCAACATGTAATAGATGAAATCTATTTTGCTATACCCATAAGAAATTTTAATGAAATTAAAGAGTATATATTAGTATGTAATGAGATGGGTATTACTTCAAGGATCTTATTAGAATTATCAGACATGACGCTTTCCAGAGTTCATGTTGCAAGTTTAGGAACATTCCCTATGCTTACCGTACACTCTATTTCATTAAATAATCTGCAATTATATTTAAAAAGGATTATGGATATAATTGGTGCTTCAGTTGGACTAATATTGAGTAGTTTAATATGGATTGTAGCAGCGGTAGCTATAAAACTTGATTCCCCAGGACCAGTTATTTATTATCAAAATAGAGTTGGAATGAATGGTCGAATATTCAAACTATATAAATTTCGTTCAATGTATATAGATGCTGATGAAAGAAAAAAAGAACTGGCTTCTCAAAATGAAATGAGTGGAGATTTGATGTTTAAATTAAAAAATGACCCCAGGGTAACAAAGGTTGGGAAATTTTTGCGAAAAGCAAGCATAGACGAGTTTCCACAATTTTTAAATGTACTAAAAGGTGATATGAGTTTAGTAGGTACAAGACCACCCACAGTAGATGAAGTAAGACATTATAAGAGTTATCATAGGCGTAGAATAAGTATAAAACCTGGTATTACAGGTATGTGGCAAGTAAGTGGAAGAAACGCTATAACTAATTTTGATGAAGTAGTTACTCTTGATACTAAATATATTGATCAGTGGTCAGTGTGGTTAGACTTGAAAATAATTATGAAGACTGTTTTTGTGGTTTTTGCCAAAAGAGGAGCGTCATAG